A window of Pseudomonas guangdongensis contains these coding sequences:
- a CDS encoding CobW family GTP-binding protein, protein MLQQIPTHLIAGPLGAGKTTLIRELLAQKPAAERWAVLINEFGQIGLDAALLTTDADGVALGEVAGGCLCCVNGAPFQVGLGRLLRQARPDRLLIEPSGLGHPVELLRQLQQEPWREVLAVQPSVVVLDAAALAAGRPLPAAQQAALGEAGLLVLNKSETLDATARALLAAQLPARPLCWVTQGRLPLAELPGHASQAVDGPDTPALPSAPAALPTLWSDPAQPICRQHAEADGWSIGWRWHPGQRFDRARLAAWLAGLDWRRAKLVVHGEDGNWYSANALDGAALHWRPSEWRRDSRLELIFAREQDAAALVAALDACRLG, encoded by the coding sequence ATGCTCCAGCAGATCCCCACCCACCTGATCGCCGGGCCGCTCGGCGCCGGCAAGACCACCCTGATCCGCGAGCTGCTGGCGCAGAAGCCGGCCGCCGAACGCTGGGCGGTGCTGATCAACGAGTTCGGCCAGATCGGCCTGGATGCCGCGCTGCTGACGACCGACGCCGACGGCGTGGCCCTCGGCGAGGTCGCCGGCGGCTGCCTGTGCTGCGTCAACGGCGCGCCTTTCCAGGTCGGCCTCGGCCGCCTGCTGCGCCAGGCGCGTCCCGACCGCCTGCTGATCGAGCCGTCCGGGCTCGGCCATCCGGTCGAACTGCTGCGCCAGCTGCAGCAGGAGCCCTGGCGCGAGGTGCTGGCGGTGCAGCCCAGCGTGGTGGTGCTCGACGCCGCCGCGCTGGCCGCCGGCCGGCCGCTGCCCGCGGCCCAGCAGGCGGCGCTGGGCGAGGCGGGGCTGCTGGTGCTGAACAAGAGCGAGACGCTGGACGCCACCGCGCGGGCGCTGCTCGCCGCGCAACTGCCGGCGCGTCCGCTGTGCTGGGTCACCCAGGGCCGGCTGCCCCTGGCCGAACTGCCGGGCCATGCCAGCCAGGCCGTGGACGGGCCGGACACGCCCGCGCTGCCCAGCGCGCCCGCCGCGCTGCCGACCCTGTGGAGCGACCCGGCGCAGCCGATCTGCCGCCAGCATGCCGAGGCGGACGGCTGGAGCATCGGCTGGCGCTGGCACCCCGGCCAGCGCTTCGACCGCGCGCGTCTGGCTGCCTGGCTGGCCGGCCTCGACTGGCGACGCGCCAAGCTGGTGGTGCATGGCGAGGACGGCAACTGGTACAGCGCCAACGCCCTCGACGGCGCGGCGCTGCACTGGCGCCCCAGCGAATGGCGCCGCGACTCAAGGCTGGAGCTGATCTTCGCCCGCGAACAGGACGCCGCCGCGCTCGTCGCCGCGCTGGACGCCTGCCGGCTGGGGTAG